Proteins encoded by one window of Lathyrus oleraceus cultivar Zhongwan6 chromosome 1, CAAS_Psat_ZW6_1.0, whole genome shotgun sequence:
- the LOC127099158 gene encoding protein MAIN-LIKE 2-like, producing the protein MSLLTMGEAHRGTVANIATYDVSRFRTRVHEFVPMDPMIQPYVELAGFGHISKIMSWSIDNKFILALCERWRPETHTFWFPTGECTVTLEDVYMLLGLRIEGKVVNGKTNYANSICMELLNTDLLDDNARGQGILLSRLKSYYNSLYLDENSIEDARIIKTRCYIMLLLGSFLFPEGSGSSMHIMYLPLLRHIDRIGSYSWGSACLAYLYSSLCKNSHKDTSTFSGCAVLLQAWGWSRLPSLAPVNNNPFTFPYAKK; encoded by the exons atgtctttactcacaatgggcgaagcacacagaggaacagttgcaaacatcgcaacatac gatgtatcaaggtttcgaactcgagtccacgaatttgtcccaatggacccgatgattcaaccttatgttgaactcgccggttttggtcacattagcaagattatgtcttggtctatagataacaagttcattctagccttatgcgaaagatggaggccagagacacacacattttggtttccaaccggtgagtgtaccgtgacgttagaagacgtctacatgcttttaggactacgaattgaaggaaaagttgttaatggtaagaccaactatgcaaattcaatttgcatggagcttttaaacactgatttgttagatgataatgctagaggtcaaggtatactactctcacgcctaaagtcatattataatagtttatatttagatGAGAATTCTAtcgaagatgctcgaataatcaaaactaggtgttacattatgttgttactaggatcctttttatttcccgaaggtagtggttctagcatgcatattatgtacttacctttacttagacatatagatagaataggtagttatagttggggatctgcatgtctagcctatctctatagttcgttgtgcaaaaactcccacaaagacacttctacattttctggatgtgctgttttgctacaagcatggggatggtcaagactaccgtctctagcaccggtcaataacaaccccttcacttttccatatgcaaaaaagtaa